The Sulfurimonas sp. genome window below encodes:
- the rplB gene encoding 50S ribosomal protein L2: MAMKTYRPITPSRRFYTNIDSSDITAKASVRSLLKKLPVHAGRNSNGRITSRHKEGGAKKLYRIIDFKRNKFDIPGTVSAIEYDPYRNCRIALITYADGEKRYIIQPKGLNVGDKVQSAEGGLDVKPGNTMKLKNIPVGTLVHNIELKTGKGGQMVRSAGTSAQIMGRDGKYVSLRMPSSEMRLVLGECLATCGVVGNEEYSNIVFAKAGRTRHMGIRPQTRGSAMNPIDHPHGGGEGKTNSGRHPVTPWGKPTKGAKTRRKKASDKLIITRRKPNAKRVG; this comes from the coding sequence ATGGCAATGAAAACTTATAGACCGATAACACCATCTCGTCGTTTTTATACAAATATTGATAGCTCTGACATTACAGCTAAAGCAAGTGTTCGTTCACTTCTTAAAAAGCTTCCTGTTCACGCTGGTCGTAACAGCAATGGTCGTATCACTTCTCGTCATAAAGAGGGTGGAGCTAAGAAACTTTATCGTATCATCGATTTCAAAAGAAATAAATTTGATATTCCAGGTACAGTAAGTGCGATTGAGTATGATCCATACCGTAACTGTCGTATTGCATTAATTACATACGCTGACGGTGAAAAAAGATATATCATTCAACCAAAAGGTTTAAATGTAGGTGATAAAGTTCAATCTGCTGAAGGTGGATTAGACGTTAAGCCTGGTAATACAATGAAACTTAAAAACATCCCTGTTGGTACATTAGTACACAACATTGAGCTTAAAACTGGTAAAGGCGGACAAATGGTTCGTTCAGCTGGAACATCTGCTCAAATTATGGGTCGTGATGGTAAATATGTTTCTCTACGTATGCCTTCATCTGAGATGCGTTTAGTACTTGGTGAGTGTTTAGCTACTTGTGGTGTTGTTGGTAACGAAGAGTACTCTAACATCGTATTCGCTAAAGCTGGTCGTACTCGTCACATGGGTATTCGTCCTCAAACTCGTGGTTCTGCGATGAACCCAATTGATCACCCGCATGGTGGTGGTGAAGGTAAAACGAATTCAGGTCGTCACCCAGTTACTCCTTGGGGTAAACCAACGAAGGGTGCTAAAACTCGTCGTAAAAAAGCAAGTGATAAATTAATTATTACTCGTCGTAAACCAAATGCTAAAAGGGTAGGATAA
- the rplD gene encoding 50S ribosomal protein L4 yields MSAIVLNEKMEKASELALPESFAGINPHNLYLYVKSAQAAARANTAVTKGRSDVRGGGKKPWAQKGGGRARAGSRRSPVFVGGGKAFGSQNNRNYDLKVNKKQKKLALNFALNEHAQNGSLFIVDSIAVESGKTKDAYAMFKALGQRDTLFVKSLLDEKTFLAFENIADTYVIESNELNAYLAANYRSIVIEKAVWETLVGEAK; encoded by the coding sequence ATGAGCGCAATCGTTTTAAATGAAAAAATGGAAAAAGCATCTGAGTTAGCACTACCAGAGAGTTTCGCAGGTATTAACCCTCATAACTTATACCTATATGTAAAGTCGGCTCAAGCAGCTGCACGTGCTAATACAGCAGTTACAAAAGGTAGAAGTGACGTAAGAGGTGGTGGTAAGAAGCCATGGGCTCAAAAAGGTGGTGGACGTGCACGTGCTGGTTCACGTCGTTCTCCAGTATTCGTAGGCGGGGGTAAAGCTTTTGGTTCACAAAACAACCGTAACTATGATTTAAAAGTAAATAAAAAGCAGAAAAAACTTGCTTTAAACTTTGCTTTAAATGAGCATGCACAAAATGGTAGTCTATTCATCGTAGACAGCATCGCAGTTGAGTCTGGTAAAACTAAAGACGCATACGCAATGTTTAAAGCACTTGGTCAAAGAGATACTCTTTTTGTTAAGTCTTTATTAGATGAAAAAACTTTTTTAGCGTTTGAAAACATTGCTGATACTTATGTTATCGAGTCTAATGAATTAAACGCATACTTAGCTGCAAACTATCGTTCAATCGTGATCGAAAAAGCAGTATGGGAAACTCTAGTAGGTGAGGCGAAATAA
- a CDS encoding 50S ribosomal protein L23, which translates to MADITDIKSIMYTEKTLGMQEDGVIVVQTSPRMTKTGLKEVFREYFGIVPTNVNSLNQSGKVKRFRGVPGKQNDFKKFYVKLPEGAQIESLAV; encoded by the coding sequence ATGGCTGATATTACAGATATTAAATCTATTATGTATACAGAGAAGACTCTTGGAATGCAAGAAGATGGTGTAATCGTTGTACAAACATCTCCTCGTATGACTAAGACTGGTCTTAAAGAGGTTTTTCGTGAGTACTTTGGAATCGTTCCAACAAATGTAAACTCACTTAATCAAAGCGGAAAAGTTAAACGTTTCCGTGGTGTACCTGGTAAACAAAATGACTTCAAAAAGTTCTATGTTAAATTACCAGAAGGTGCACAAATAGAAAGTTTGGCGGTGTAA
- the rplC gene encoding 50S ribosomal protein L3, producing the protein MEFIVEKIGMSRTINVPSKPVTLLKVVDAKVCEVNDGTAIVAYNSGKKMNKSIEGQQKKYSLSSEFNRFVTLEVANTEAGDLDLTPLAEAKVLKSTFTTKGRGFSGAMKRWNFGGGPASHGHRFGRRTGSIGNAEWPGRVMKGRKMPGQYGNVQNSVKNEIVSFDAENGVIAVLGSVSGANGSLGRVKVAK; encoded by the coding sequence GTGGAATTTATAGTTGAAAAAATCGGTATGAGCCGTACAATTAACGTACCAAGTAAACCAGTTACTTTATTAAAAGTAGTTGATGCTAAAGTATGTGAAGTAAACGATGGCACTGCAATTGTAGCTTACAATAGCGGTAAAAAAATGAATAAATCAATTGAAGGTCAACAAAAGAAGTATAGCCTTTCATCTGAGTTCAACCGTTTTGTTACTTTAGAAGTAGCAAACACTGAAGCTGGTGATTTAGATTTAACTCCATTAGCAGAAGCTAAAGTTTTAAAATCTACTTTCACAACTAAAGGTCGCGGTTTTTCTGGTGCTATGAAGCGTTGGAACTTTGGTGGTGGTCCTGCATCTCACGGTCACAGATTTGGTCGTAGAACAGGTTCAATCGGTAATGCTGAGTGGCCAGGTCGTGTAATGAAAGGGCGTAAGATGCCTGGACAATACGGAAATGTACAAAATAGTGTTAAAAATGAAATCGTTTCTTTCGATGCTGAAAATGGTGTAATCGCTGTTTTAGGTTCAGTATCTGGTGCAAACGGATCATTAGGTCGTGTAAAGGTAGCTAAATAA